The following are from one region of the Ruficoccus sp. ZRK36 genome:
- a CDS encoding sulfatase-like hydrolase/transferase produces the protein MQPNILVFFTDQQRWDTLGLNGNPAGLTPNFDRFARKGTFFKHGVTPQPVCGPARSCLQTGQYATTTGVWRNGFALKPESPKLAEILGEAGYRTSYIGKWHLSHAKDDGPVPAESRAGYQDWLGANCVEMTSGPYSARLWNEENEEVQLPGYRVDAMADAIVRYIGERASEPEADRKPFLLFNSFLEPHHQNTDDSYPAPHGQAELYRDLPLPPDLRALGGSSSGHWAGYCGMIKRLDEALGRVMDALESTGLDKNTIVAFISDHGCHFKTRNAEYKRSPHEASVRVPFAIWGPLWDGGGERSEAASLVDLMPSLLASAGIEIPAEVQGRSLLPLTRNETAHWPEESLIQFGDIGMSPGRALRTNRWKYAVKSSDEYTSQPTAPAYTEMCLYDLQTDPYELLNLVALESHAELREQLKQRLLDRMAAVGETGAEILSQPPEPTPQRTVEYPNHR, from the coding sequence ATGCAGCCTAATATCCTCGTTTTCTTCACGGACCAGCAACGTTGGGACACGCTGGGCCTGAATGGCAACCCCGCCGGCTTGACTCCGAACTTCGACCGCTTCGCGCGGAAGGGGACCTTCTTTAAGCACGGTGTCACCCCGCAGCCGGTGTGCGGCCCAGCTCGCAGCTGCCTGCAGACTGGGCAGTATGCGACCACGACGGGGGTTTGGCGCAACGGCTTCGCCCTGAAGCCGGAGTCGCCCAAGCTGGCTGAAATTTTGGGTGAAGCCGGATACCGCACCAGCTACATCGGTAAGTGGCATCTGAGCCACGCGAAAGACGATGGGCCTGTCCCCGCCGAGTCGCGGGCCGGTTACCAGGACTGGCTGGGCGCTAATTGCGTGGAGATGACCTCCGGGCCCTACTCGGCTCGCCTGTGGAACGAGGAAAACGAGGAGGTGCAGCTGCCCGGCTACCGTGTGGATGCGATGGCTGACGCCATTGTCCGCTACATCGGTGAACGCGCCAGTGAGCCCGAGGCCGACCGCAAACCCTTCCTGCTTTTCAACTCCTTCCTCGAACCGCATCACCAGAATACGGACGACTCTTACCCGGCCCCGCACGGACAGGCCGAGCTTTACCGCGATCTGCCGCTACCGCCCGACCTGCGCGCGCTGGGCGGGAGTTCCTCCGGGCATTGGGCGGGCTACTGTGGGATGATCAAGCGTCTGGACGAGGCCCTTGGCCGCGTGATGGACGCGCTCGAGTCTACCGGCCTGGATAAGAACACCATTGTCGCCTTTATCAGTGACCACGGCTGCCACTTCAAAACCCGTAACGCCGAGTACAAGCGCAGCCCGCACGAGGCCTCCGTACGCGTACCCTTTGCCATCTGGGGGCCGCTCTGGGACGGGGGCGGTGAGCGCTCCGAGGCCGCCAGCCTGGTCGATCTGATGCCCAGCCTGTTGGCCAGCGCCGGGATAGAGATACCGGCCGAGGTACAGGGGCGCAGTCTGCTTCCGCTGACGCGAAATGAGACGGCGCACTGGCCGGAGGAATCGCTTATTCAGTTCGGGGACATCGGCATGTCGCCGGGGCGCGCTCTGCGCACGAACCGCTGGAAATACGCCGTTAAATCTTCTGATGAGTACACCAGCCAGCCCACGGCTCCGGCCTACACGGAGATGTGTCTGTACGATTTACAGACTGATCCCTACGAGTTGTTGAATCTGGTCGCTCTGGAGTCTCATGCCGAACTGCGCGAGCAGCTGAAGCAGCGCCTGCTGGACCGGATGGCTGCCGTCGGTGAGACTGGGGCAGAGATTCTTAGCCAGCCTCCTGAGCCAACGCCTCAGCGTACGGTCGAGTATCCCAATCACCGCTAA
- a CDS encoding TolC family protein, with amino-acid sequence MAPSVHFSPFTRGWLSRLVPIGLLGLLAGCALQDAPKNPEILNTTATELVIPKQWAEGVSSEGEVVVNWPDSFQDPQLNELIQQALAYNTNLQAAEARMQQAASGVAVAGSALYPNLAGDGKAGTHLGGANGGLRGWLVSSTWELDVWGRVRYGRRAAMEEYVSAQYDIAYARQSLVAEVATGWFLAKQARQQTLILENVIKASEELVEIAKTRWDVGSGNEQDYLTAKASINEFRSELEQTRLAYKSAVRALEVLVGHYPAAQLDVTPELPDTLEPIPTGLPAELLDRRPDILAAERNVASKFNLVGSARAARLPKINLTAAVASLSSNFYQLQNISDPLINVGANLIAPIYMGGELQARQEGASAQQREAMAQYATAVLNAFKEVETTLNTLETLEQQSSYLNTVVDDTSRTLKLAELQYEVGQTGMYYVTQLQVDLSEAQLNLLSVRTQACINRVQLHLVLGGDFGMPETDEEAIDGPANPFNISGLMPEKSTAQHTPDTQEAETAPTTVN; translated from the coding sequence GTGGCCCCGAGCGTTCATTTTTCACCTTTTACACGCGGATGGCTTTCCCGGCTCGTTCCGATCGGGCTGCTTGGCCTGCTCGCCGGGTGTGCCCTGCAGGACGCCCCCAAGAACCCGGAAATCCTCAACACTACCGCCACGGAGCTGGTGATCCCCAAGCAATGGGCGGAGGGCGTCAGCAGTGAGGGCGAGGTAGTCGTAAACTGGCCCGACTCCTTTCAGGACCCGCAGCTCAATGAGCTGATCCAGCAGGCACTGGCCTACAACACGAACCTCCAGGCCGCTGAGGCACGCATGCAGCAGGCCGCCAGTGGAGTAGCCGTTGCCGGCTCAGCCCTCTACCCGAACCTCGCCGGAGACGGCAAAGCGGGCACCCACCTGGGCGGTGCCAACGGTGGTCTGCGCGGTTGGCTGGTTAGCTCCACCTGGGAGCTCGATGTGTGGGGGCGTGTCCGCTACGGACGCCGTGCCGCGATGGAGGAGTACGTCTCCGCACAGTACGACATTGCCTATGCGCGGCAGTCTCTCGTGGCCGAAGTCGCCACAGGGTGGTTTCTCGCCAAGCAGGCCCGCCAGCAGACACTTATCCTGGAAAATGTGATCAAGGCTAGCGAGGAGCTGGTGGAAATCGCCAAGACGCGCTGGGATGTCGGCTCGGGTAATGAGCAGGACTACCTCACCGCGAAAGCCAGCATCAATGAGTTTCGCAGCGAGCTGGAGCAGACCCGCCTCGCGTACAAGTCCGCGGTGCGGGCGCTGGAAGTCCTAGTCGGGCACTACCCGGCTGCGCAGTTGGACGTCACCCCCGAGCTGCCCGATACGCTGGAGCCCATCCCCACCGGACTGCCCGCAGAGCTGCTGGACCGCCGCCCGGATATCCTCGCCGCCGAGCGCAACGTCGCCTCGAAATTTAACCTCGTCGGATCAGCCCGCGCGGCCCGCCTGCCGAAGATCAACCTGACCGCCGCAGTCGCCTCGCTCTCCAGTAACTTCTACCAGCTGCAAAACATCTCCGACCCGCTGATCAATGTCGGAGCGAACCTTATCGCTCCTATCTATATGGGTGGTGAGCTGCAGGCCCGCCAGGAAGGCGCAAGCGCCCAACAGCGCGAAGCCATGGCCCAGTACGCCACAGCGGTGCTCAACGCCTTCAAGGAAGTCGAGACGACCCTCAACACGCTGGAAACACTGGAGCAGCAGAGCTCCTACCTGAACACCGTGGTCGACGACACCTCGCGCACGCTCAAGCTGGCCGAGCTCCAGTATGAGGTCGGACAGACCGGCATGTACTACGTGACGCAGCTCCAGGTGGACCTGAGCGAGGCCCAGCTCAACCTGTTGTCCGTCCGTACCCAGGCTTGTATCAACCGGGTGCAGCTCCATCTCGTGCTCGGAGGCGACTTCGGAATGCCCGAGACCGACGAGGAGGCCATCGACGGCCCGGCCAATCCCTTTAACATCTCCGGCCTGATGCCCGAGAAAAGCACCGCCCAGCATACGCCCGACACGCAGGAGGCCGAAACGGCTCCGACCACGGTTAACTAA
- a CDS encoding HlyD family secretion protein: MELIFLALYVGLLYLLVKKLKWIPWNAITLVVSVTIPVVLICTEILLLNLSQPASTELRVFHRMVDLIPSVEGVVKEVPVEPNQHVKKGDVIFRLDPVPFQSKVDSLKAQLVQAQQNGKKLEQQLVIAQSKLDSIDAKLALARQRSGEYTSLADKGAGNKFDVQDTVTKTEVLEADRAAAQAEYQQVVEDLNAKVNGVWAEVAQIEADLKGAEWKLEQSVMRAPADGYVPNLQIRPGQRLTSFPMTSPQIFVEEETYLVAYFDQNQLVYIEEGDDAEVALRSHPGRVLQGKVDYIAWINGQSLLPISTLSANSGANILPPVQYGVRIELDPEEIKDLNLPAGAVGEAAVYTKFLEELRILRMIILRMNSYVNWLILKL, encoded by the coding sequence ATGGAACTGATCTTTCTCGCCCTCTATGTAGGCTTACTCTACCTGCTGGTTAAAAAGCTGAAGTGGATACCGTGGAACGCCATTACACTGGTCGTCTCCGTCACCATCCCGGTCGTTCTCATCTGTACAGAGATTCTCCTGCTGAATCTTTCCCAGCCCGCCTCCACCGAGCTCCGCGTCTTCCACCGCATGGTGGACCTCATCCCGAGCGTCGAAGGGGTCGTCAAGGAAGTCCCCGTCGAGCCCAACCAGCACGTCAAAAAAGGCGACGTCATCTTCCGCCTCGACCCGGTACCCTTCCAGAGCAAAGTGGATTCGCTCAAGGCCCAGCTCGTACAGGCTCAGCAGAATGGCAAGAAACTCGAGCAGCAGCTCGTGATTGCCCAGAGCAAGCTCGACTCGATCGACGCCAAACTTGCCCTGGCACGCCAACGCTCAGGCGAGTACACGAGCCTGGCCGACAAGGGTGCGGGCAACAAGTTTGACGTGCAGGACACCGTGACCAAGACGGAGGTCCTCGAAGCCGATCGCGCCGCCGCCCAAGCCGAATACCAGCAGGTCGTCGAGGACCTGAACGCCAAGGTCAATGGCGTCTGGGCAGAAGTCGCCCAAATCGAAGCCGACCTCAAGGGCGCCGAGTGGAAGCTTGAGCAGAGCGTGATGCGCGCCCCGGCGGACGGCTACGTCCCCAACCTCCAGATCCGTCCCGGCCAGCGGCTGACAAGCTTTCCCATGACCTCGCCGCAGATTTTCGTGGAAGAGGAGACTTACCTGGTCGCTTACTTTGACCAGAACCAGCTCGTCTATATCGAGGAGGGGGATGATGCCGAGGTCGCTCTGCGCAGCCACCCCGGCCGCGTCCTTCAGGGTAAGGTAGACTACATAGCCTGGATCAACGGCCAGTCTCTCCTGCCCATCTCCACCCTCTCGGCGAACTCTGGCGCGAACATCCTGCCCCCCGTCCAGTACGGCGTACGCATCGAGCTCGACCCCGAGGAGATCAAAGACCTTAACCTGCCGGCCGGTGCCGTCGGTGAAGCCGCCGTTTACACGAAGTTCCTCGAGGAGCTGCGCATCCTGCGCATGATCATCCTGCGCATGAACTCGTACGTCAACTGGCTCATTCTCAAACTCTGA